The proteins below are encoded in one region of Sedimentibacter sp. zth1:
- a CDS encoding YybS family protein, with amino-acid sequence MSKKVNTSGLTEAAMVSGLLVILSMISFYIFPLIDFLFPVPGILLAKRRGFKYSALSLISASIIISMLIGIQMGFIYLFMYTPIAIAMSYMICKEKKPTSVIIVGAIVMLISLIFIVQGLEMFMGVEFTDEITSLIRESFDLSKDLFGKSEAFNSNLQNINTMMDNAIHLLTRLVPVMLILTSVLMAVANYMIAQLVGRKLKVELTPLKDLAFFRLPKGFILGFVVMILLSLMFTQLGFSNGDVILLNIFMVGCFAFLVQGLGVIKFLFIKYKTKPVFRVLIFLFVVFNPVIASAVILLGVLDMAIDLRNFRKLR; translated from the coding sequence ATGAGCAAAAAAGTAAACACTTCTGGATTGACAGAAGCGGCAATGGTAAGTGGACTTTTAGTTATACTATCAATGATTTCATTTTATATATTTCCATTGATAGATTTTTTGTTTCCAGTACCAGGTATATTGCTAGCAAAAAGAAGAGGTTTTAAATATTCAGCATTATCGTTGATATCTGCATCAATAATTATATCTATGCTTATAGGTATTCAAATGGGATTTATATATTTGTTTATGTATACTCCTATAGCAATAGCAATGAGTTATATGATATGTAAAGAGAAAAAGCCAACAAGTGTTATCATTGTTGGAGCTATAGTAATGTTAATATCATTAATATTTATAGTACAGGGACTAGAGATGTTTATGGGAGTAGAATTTACTGATGAGATAACATCATTAATAAGAGAATCTTTTGACTTGAGCAAAGATTTATTTGGAAAGAGTGAAGCTTTTAATTCAAATTTACAAAATATTAATACAATGATGGATAATGCCATTCATCTATTAACAAGGTTAGTTCCGGTTATGCTAATATTAACATCAGTTTTGATGGCTGTTGCTAATTATATGATTGCACAACTAGTAGGAAGAAAATTGAAAGTTGAATTAACACCTTTAAAAGACTTAGCATTTTTTAGATTGCCTAAGGGTTTTATTTTAGGATTTGTAGTTATGATATTATTATCATTGATGTTTACGCAGCTTGGATTCTCGAACGGTGATGTTATATTACTTAACATTTTTATGGTTGGATGCTTTGCTTTTTTAGTGCAAGGTTTAGGTGTAATAAAATTTTTATTTATAAAATATAAAACAAAACCAGTTTTCAGAGTATTAATATTCTTGTTTGTGGTTTTTAACCCTGTTATAGCAAGTGCAGTAATATTACTAGGAGTGCTAGATATGGCTATAGATTTAAGAAATTTTAGAAAGTTAAGATAA
- a CDS encoding 50S ribosomal protein L25/general stress protein Ctc, translating to MDIITVEKRNEKAKAKQLRRSGILPCCVYGGSLPEAISIQMDQITANKLFRNNREGSKIKLKLDEQIIPVQIKDKTDDLLREEIIHISFQALKADQKVNSITHIILKNTDKVKGILEKMLLEIPYAALPNDMIDTVSVDLDGLLVGSIITVGDIPEFKNENVDLQVDTDSIVLRVSETKQAVVESPETTEELQ from the coding sequence ATGGATATTATTACAGTGGAAAAACGAAATGAAAAAGCAAAAGCAAAACAACTAAGACGTTCTGGCATTTTACCATGTTGTGTCTATGGAGGATCACTGCCAGAGGCGATTTCTATTCAAATGGATCAGATTACGGCAAATAAACTTTTCCGTAATAACCGAGAGGGAAGCAAAATTAAACTCAAGCTTGATGAACAGATAATTCCTGTTCAAATCAAAGATAAAACAGATGATTTATTACGTGAAGAAATTATACACATTAGCTTTCAAGCCCTAAAAGCCGATCAAAAAGTTAACAGTATCACTCATATTATTTTAAAAAACACAGATAAAGTAAAAGGAATTTTGGAAAAAATGTTATTAGAAATACCTTATGCAGCTCTTCCAAATGACATGATAGATACTGTATCTGTAGATTTAGACGGCTTATTGGTTGGAAGTATCATAACAGTAGGGGATATTCCTGAATTTAAAAACGAAAATGTAGATTTGCAAGTAGATACAGATAGCATAGTTTTAAGAGTTAGCGAAACCAAACAGGCTGTCGTGGAAAGCCCAGAAACCACAGAAGAATTACAATAA